A window of Oncorhynchus nerka isolate Pitt River linkage group LG4, Oner_Uvic_2.0, whole genome shotgun sequence contains these coding sequences:
- the LOC135571310 gene encoding LOW QUALITY PROTEIN: DNA-directed RNA polymerase II subunit RPB1-like (The sequence of the model RefSeq protein was modified relative to this genomic sequence to represent the inferred CDS: deleted 2 bases in 1 codon; substituted 1 base at 1 genomic stop codon) has protein sequence YSSKPSYSSTPSYSSTPSYSSTPSYSSKPSYSSKPSYSSKPSYSSTPSYSSTPSYSSTPSYSSTPSYSSTPSYSSTPSYIHPSYSSTPSYSSTPSYSSTPSYSSTPSYSSTPSYSSTPSYSSTPSYSSKPSYSSKSSYSXTLLSSKPSYSSKPSYSSKSSYSSKPSYSSTPSYSSTPSYSSTPSYSSKPSYSSKPSYSSTPSYSSTPSYSSTPSYSSTPSYSSTPSYSSTPSYSSTPSYSSTPSYSSK, from the exons tatagtagtaaaccctcctatagtagtacaccctcctatagcagtacaccctcctatagcagtacaccctcctatagcagtaaaccctcctatagcagtaaaccctcctatagcagtaaaccctcctatagcagtacaccctcctatagcagtacaccctcctatagtagtacaccctcctatagtagtacaccctcctatagtagtacaccatcctatagtagtacaccctcctata tacacccctcctatagtagtacaccctcctatagtagtacaccctcctatagtagtacaccctcctatagtagtacaccctcctatagtagtacaccctcctatagtagtacaccctcctatagcagtacaccctcctatagcagtaaaccctcctatagcagtaaatcctcctatagc taaaccctcctaagtagtaaaccctcctatagcagtaaaccctcctatagcagtaaatcctcctatagtagtaaaccctcctatagtagtacaccctcctatagtagtacaccctcctatagtagtacaccctcctatagcagtaaaccctcctatagcagtaaaccctcctatagtagtacaccctcctatagtagtacaccctcctatagtagtacaccctcctatagtagtacaccctcctatagtagtacaccctcctatagtagtacaccctcctatagtagtacaccctcctatagcagtacaccctcctatagcagtaaa
- the LOC135571309 gene encoding DNA-directed RNA polymerase II subunit RPB1-like, with protein sequence SSTPSYSSKPSYSSTPSYSSTPSYSSKPSYSSTPSYSSTPSYSSTPSYSSTPSYSSTPSYSSKPSYSSKPSYSSTPSYSSTPSYSSTPSYSSTPSYSSTPSYSSTPSYSSTPSYSSTPSYSSTPSYSSTPSYSSTPSYSSTPSYSSTPSYSSTHSYSSKPSYSSKPSYSSKPSYSSTPSYSSTPSYSSTPSYSSTPSYSSTPSYSSTPSYSSTPSYSSTPSYSSTPSYSSTPSYSSTPSYSSTPSYSSTPSYSSTPSYSSKPSYSSTPSYSS encoded by the coding sequence agcagtacaccctcctatagcagtaaaccctcctatagcagtacaccctcctatagcagtacaccctcctatagcagtaaaccctcctatagcagtacaccctcctatagcagtacaccctcctatagcagtacaccctcctatagcagtacaccctcctatagcagtacaccctcctatagcagtaaaccctcctatagcagtaaaccctcctatagcagtacaccctcctatagtagtacaccctcctatagtagtacaccctcctatagtagtacaccctcctatagcagtacaccctcctatagcagtacaccctcctatagtagtacaccctcctatagtagtacaccctcctatagcagtacaccctcctatagcagtacaccctcctatagcagtacaccctcctatagcagtacaccctcctatagcagtacaccctcctatagcagtacacaCTCCTATAgtagtaaaccctcctatagcagtaaaccctcctatagcagtaaaccctcctatagcagtacaccctcctatagcagtacaccctcctatagcagtacaccctcctatagcagtacaccctcctatagcagtacaccctcctatagcagtacaccctcctatagcagtacaccctcctatagcagtacaccctcctatagcagtacaccctcctatagcagtacaccctcctatagcagtacaccctcctatagcagtacaccctcctatagcagtacaccctcctatagtagtacaccctcctatagcagtaaaccctcctatagcagtacaccctcctatagtagt
- the LOC135571339 gene encoding DNA-directed RNA polymerase II subunit RPB1-like produces the protein KPSYSSKPSYSSKPSYSSTPSYSSTPSYSSTPSYSSTPSYSSTPSYSSTPSYSSTPSYSSTPSYSSTPSYSSTPSYSSTPSSSYSSKPSYSSKPSYSSTPSYSSTPSYSSTPSYSSTPSYSSTPSYSSTPSYSSTPSYSSTPSYSSTPSYSINPPKYKPSYSSKPSYSSTPSYSSTPSYSSTPSYSSTPSYSSTPS, from the exons aaaccctcctatagcagtaaaccctcctatagcagtaaaccctcctatagcagtacaccctcctatagcagtacaccctcctatagtagtacaccctcctatagtagtacaccctcctatagtagtacaccctcctatagtagtacaccctcctatagtagtacaccctcctatagtagtacaccctcctatagtagtacaccctcctatagtagtacaccctcctatagtagtacaccttcct cctcctatagcagtaaaccctcctatagcagtaaaccctcctatagcagtacaccctcctatagcagtacaccctcctatagtagtacaccctcctatagtagtacaccctcctatagtagtacaccctcctatagtagtacaccctcctatagtagtacaccctcctatagtagtacaccctcctatagtagtacaccctcctatagta taaaccctcctaAGTA taaaccctcctatagcagtaaaccctcctatagcagtacaccctcctatagcagtacaccctcctatagcagtacaccctcctatagcagtacaccctcctatagtagtacaccctcc
- the LOC135571311 gene encoding DNA-directed RNA polymerase II subunit RPB1-like, producing the protein SSTPSYSSTPSYSSTPSYSSTPSYSSKPSYSSTPSYSSKPSYSSTPSYSSTPSYSSTPSYSSKPSYSSTPSYSSTPSYSSTPSYSSKPSYSSKPSYSSKPSYSSTPSYSSTPSYSSTPSYSSTPSYSSTPSYSSTPSYSSTPSYSSTPSYSSTPSYSSKPSYSSTPSYSSTPSYSSTPSYSSTPSYSSTPSYSSTPSYSSTPSYSSTPSYSSTPSYSSKPSYSSKSSYSSKPS; encoded by the coding sequence agcagtacaccctcctatagcagtacaccctcctatagcagtacaccctcctatagtagtacaccctcctatagcagtaaaccctcctatagcagtacaccctcctatagtagtaaaccctcctatagtagtacaccctcctatagtagtacaccctcctatagtagtacaccctcctatagtagtaaaccctcctatagtagtacaccctcctatagcagtacaccctcctatagcagtacaccctcctatagcagtaaaccctcctatagcagtaaaccctcctatagcagtaaaccctcctatagcagtacaccctcctatagcagtacaccctcctatagtagtacaccctcctatagtagtacaccctcctatagtagtacaccatcctatagtagtacaccctcctatagtagtacaccctcctatagtagtacaccctcctatagtagtacaccctcctatagcagtaaaccctcctatagcagtacaccctcctatagtagtacaccctcctatagtagtacaccctcctatagtagtacaccctcctatagtagtacaccctcctatagtagtacaccctcctatagtagtacaccctcctatagtagtacaccctcctatagcagtacaccctcctatagcagtaaaccctcctatagcagtaaatcctcctatagcagtaaaccctcctaa